The proteins below come from a single Burkholderia contaminans genomic window:
- the rtcR gene encoding RNA repair transcriptional activator RtcR: MRKTVAIGFLGTVLDQGGGSQRRWRNWRPTISLCEQRDTPIDRLELLHSPNYARLANRVKQDLERVSPHTDVRLIPMEIRDPWDFEEVYATLHDFARAYPFDLDREDYLIHITTGTHVAQICWFLLAEARYLPARLAQTAPPQKTDEGPSGPGTMSVIDLDLSRYNRIAQRFTRERDETVSFLKAGIATRNARFNALIEQLERVAVRSRAPMLLVGPTGAGKSFLAKRVYELKRGRHRLAGPFIEINCATLRGDAAMSTLFGHVKGAFTGAQSARAGLLRAADGGLLFLDEIGELGLDEQAMLLKAIEEKRFLPVGADVEATSDFELIAGTHRDLRQMVAAGTFREDLYARINLWTYELPGLAERREDIEPNLEFELDRFGREQGEQVRFNVEAKRRYLAFAASPRAAWAGNFRELSASVTRMATLADAGRITEALAEQEVERLTRTWSSPGGAGASEACVDAVFGARAAELDLFDSAQLERVLDVCRVSASLSEAGRTLFAVSRRSKKQPNDADRLRKYLARFGLDWEGVRQALDGA; the protein is encoded by the coding sequence ATGCGAAAGACTGTCGCGATCGGCTTTCTCGGTACCGTGCTCGACCAGGGCGGCGGCTCGCAGCGCCGCTGGCGCAACTGGCGGCCGACGATTTCGTTGTGCGAGCAGCGCGACACGCCGATCGACCGGCTCGAACTGTTGCACTCGCCGAACTACGCGCGTCTCGCGAACCGCGTGAAGCAGGATCTCGAGCGCGTGTCGCCGCATACCGACGTGCGGCTGATCCCGATGGAGATTCGCGATCCGTGGGATTTCGAGGAGGTCTACGCCACGCTGCACGATTTCGCGCGTGCCTACCCGTTCGATCTCGACCGCGAGGACTACCTGATCCACATCACGACCGGCACGCACGTCGCGCAGATCTGCTGGTTCCTGCTGGCAGAGGCGCGCTACCTGCCTGCGCGTCTCGCGCAGACGGCGCCGCCGCAGAAGACCGACGAAGGGCCGAGCGGGCCAGGCACGATGTCGGTGATCGATCTCGACCTGTCGCGCTACAACCGGATCGCGCAGCGCTTCACGCGCGAGCGTGACGAAACCGTGTCGTTCCTGAAGGCAGGCATTGCGACACGCAATGCGCGCTTCAACGCGCTGATCGAGCAACTGGAGCGCGTGGCCGTGCGTTCGCGCGCGCCGATGCTGCTGGTCGGGCCGACGGGCGCCGGCAAGTCGTTTCTCGCGAAGCGCGTGTACGAGCTGAAGCGCGGCCGCCATCGGCTCGCGGGGCCGTTCATCGAGATCAACTGCGCGACGCTGCGCGGCGACGCGGCGATGTCGACGCTGTTCGGCCACGTGAAGGGCGCGTTCACCGGCGCGCAGTCCGCGCGTGCCGGGCTGCTGCGCGCGGCGGACGGCGGCCTGCTGTTTCTCGACGAGATCGGCGAACTCGGGCTCGACGAGCAGGCGATGCTGCTGAAGGCGATCGAGGAGAAGCGTTTCCTGCCGGTCGGCGCGGACGTCGAGGCGACCAGCGATTTCGAGCTGATCGCGGGCACGCACCGCGACCTGCGGCAAATGGTGGCGGCCGGCACGTTCCGCGAGGATCTCTACGCGCGGATCAACCTGTGGACGTACGAGTTGCCGGGGCTGGCCGAGCGCCGTGAGGACATCGAACCGAACCTCGAATTCGAGCTCGACCGTTTCGGCCGCGAGCAGGGCGAGCAGGTGCGGTTCAACGTCGAGGCGAAGCGGCGCTATCTCGCGTTCGCCGCGTCGCCACGTGCGGCGTGGGCCGGCAACTTCCGCGAGCTGTCCGCGTCGGTCACGCGGATGGCGACGTTGGCCGATGCCGGGCGGATCACCGAAGCGCTTGCCGAACAGGAAGTCGAGCGGCTGACGCGCACGTGGTCGTCGCCGGGCGGAGCGGGTGCGTCCGAAGCGTGTGTCGACGCGGTGTTCGGTGCGCGTGCGGCGGAACTCGACCTGTTCGACAGTGCGCAGCTCGAACGCGTGCTCGACGTGTGCCGCGTGTCGGCAAGCTTGTCGGAAGCCGGGCGCACGCTGTTCGCGGTATCGCGGCGGAGCAAGAAGCAGCCGAACGATGCGGACCGGCTGCGCAAGTATCTCGCGCGGTTCGGGCTGGATTGGGAGGGCGTGCGGCAGGCGCTCGACGGGGCATGA
- a CDS encoding nuclear transport factor 2 family protein yields the protein MPFPLHPASVRALLECYLRAKDLNRPALIADCFAADAELSFSLANDDIDFPPRVTGAAAIARTLVEEFGERFERCRTYYVCAAPEVDPHGVSGMSWLVVMRQKDNGALRIGHGTYRWQFAGNGESEHAARIAALHIHIARMDTIDDPQSVKLDALHAAFGYPWLPAHAFARGLADVAAAQPEWAFLAPFHDAAAA from the coding sequence ATGCCCTTTCCGCTTCATCCCGCATCGGTTCGCGCGCTGCTCGAATGCTATCTGCGTGCGAAGGACCTGAACCGTCCCGCGCTGATCGCCGACTGCTTCGCGGCCGATGCCGAGCTGAGCTTTTCGCTCGCGAACGACGATATCGATTTTCCGCCGCGCGTAACGGGCGCGGCTGCGATTGCGCGCACGCTGGTCGAGGAATTCGGCGAGCGGTTCGAACGGTGCCGGACCTATTACGTGTGCGCGGCACCGGAAGTCGACCCGCACGGCGTCAGCGGGATGTCGTGGCTCGTCGTGATGCGCCAGAAAGACAACGGCGCGTTGCGGATCGGGCACGGCACGTATCGCTGGCAGTTCGCGGGCAACGGCGAAAGCGAACACGCCGCGCGGATTGCCGCGCTGCACATTCATATCGCACGAATGGATACGATCGACGATCCGCAGTCGGTGAAACTCGATGCGCTGCACGCGGCGTTCGGGTATCCGTGGCTGCCGGCACACGCATTCGCCCGCGGGCTCGCGGATGTGGCAGCTGCGCAACCGGAGTGGGCATTCCTGGCGCCGTTTCACGACGCAGCGGCGGCGTAA
- a CDS encoding MarR family winged helix-turn-helix transcriptional regulator, whose translation MAKQQEESVLTITNPACLIDGTDTEFRHLINGLLPFAARLLSVRDGFGSLIGLTGIQYSLLVSVSHLSHDDVVTVNRLADHLHLSGAFVTIETGKLKKLGLIDKRSDPDDKRKMRLTVTPAGAKLLKAFAETQQRINNVLFEGVTKTEFKALCSVIDRLVTNGDRATLDLAHLIARQEKG comes from the coding sequence ATGGCCAAGCAGCAAGAGGAGTCCGTTCTGACCATTACCAACCCGGCCTGCCTGATCGACGGCACGGACACGGAATTTCGTCACCTGATCAACGGGCTGCTGCCGTTCGCGGCCCGCCTGCTGTCGGTGCGCGACGGCTTCGGCTCGCTGATCGGCCTCACTGGCATCCAGTATTCGCTGCTCGTCTCGGTTTCGCATCTGTCGCACGACGATGTCGTGACCGTCAACCGTCTCGCCGATCACCTGCACCTGAGCGGCGCATTCGTCACGATCGAGACCGGCAAGCTGAAGAAGCTCGGCCTGATCGACAAACGCTCGGACCCCGACGACAAGCGCAAGATGCGGCTCACGGTCACGCCGGCCGGCGCGAAGCTGCTGAAGGCGTTCGCCGAAACGCAGCAGCGCATCAACAACGTGCTGTTCGAGGGCGTGACGAAGACCGAATTCAAGGCGCTCTGCTCGGTGATCGACCGCCTCGTCACCAATGGCGACCGCGCGACGCTCGATCTCGCCCACCTGATCGCGCGCCAGGAAAAAGGCTGA
- a CDS encoding IscS subfamily cysteine desulfurase, with translation MQSRPIYMDYSATTPVDPRVVDKMVPFLHEQFGNPASRSHSYGWEAEQAVEEARAHVAALLGADPREIVWTSGATEGNNLAIKGAAHFYQGKGKHLVTVKTEHKAVLDTCRELERQGFDVTYLDVREDGLLDLDAVQQALRADTILVSVMLANNETGVIQPVAEIGALCRARGIVFHCDAVQAAGKIPVDVNALNVDLLTVTAHKVYGPKGIGALYVRRKPRVRIEAQMHGGGHERGMRSGTLPTHQIVGMGEAFRLAKEEMAEESRRVGALRDRLLAGLSTLDEVYVNGDLSRRIPHNLNVSFNFVEGESLIMGIKGVAVSSGSACTSASLEPSYVLRALGRSDELAHSSIRFTLGRFTTEAEVDSVIAQVRDTVGKLRELSPLWDMHLDGVDLNTIEWAAH, from the coding sequence ATGCAATCCCGTCCGATCTACATGGACTACAGCGCGACGACGCCCGTCGATCCGCGCGTGGTCGACAAAATGGTGCCGTTCCTGCACGAGCAGTTCGGCAACCCGGCGTCACGCAGCCACAGTTACGGCTGGGAGGCGGAGCAGGCCGTCGAGGAAGCGCGCGCGCACGTCGCCGCACTGCTTGGCGCCGACCCGCGCGAAATCGTGTGGACGTCCGGCGCGACCGAGGGCAACAACCTCGCGATCAAGGGTGCGGCGCACTTCTACCAGGGCAAGGGCAAGCACCTCGTCACGGTGAAGACCGAGCACAAGGCCGTACTCGATACGTGTCGCGAACTCGAACGCCAAGGCTTCGACGTCACGTACCTCGACGTGCGGGAAGACGGCCTGCTCGATCTCGATGCCGTGCAGCAGGCGCTGCGCGCCGACACGATCCTGGTGTCGGTGATGCTCGCGAACAATGAAACGGGCGTGATCCAGCCGGTGGCCGAGATCGGCGCGCTGTGCCGTGCGCGCGGCATCGTGTTCCATTGCGACGCGGTGCAGGCGGCCGGCAAGATTCCGGTCGACGTGAATGCGCTGAACGTCGACCTGCTGACGGTGACCGCACACAAGGTCTACGGCCCGAAGGGAATCGGCGCGCTGTATGTACGCCGCAAGCCGCGCGTGCGGATCGAAGCGCAGATGCACGGCGGCGGCCATGAGCGCGGGATGCGCTCGGGCACGCTGCCGACGCACCAGATCGTCGGGATGGGCGAGGCGTTCCGGCTCGCGAAGGAAGAGATGGCAGAAGAAAGTCGCCGTGTCGGCGCCTTGCGCGACCGGCTGCTGGCCGGCCTGTCGACGCTCGACGAGGTTTACGTGAACGGCGATCTCAGCCGCCGGATTCCGCACAACCTGAACGTCAGCTTCAATTTCGTCGAAGGCGAATCGCTGATCATGGGAATCAAGGGTGTTGCGGTGTCGTCAGGCTCCGCATGTACATCGGCATCGCTGGAGCCGTCGTACGTGCTGCGCGCGCTGGGCCGCAGCGACGAACTCGCGCACAGCTCGATCCGCTTCACGCTCGGCCGCTTCACGACCGAAGCCGAAGTCGACAGCGTGATCGCGCAGGTGCGCGACACGGTCGGCAAGCTGCGTGAGCTGAGCCCACTGTGGGACATGCATCTCGACGGGGTCGACCTGAATACGATCGAGTGGGCCGCGCACTGA
- a CDS encoding flavin reductase family protein: MSENHAGTGAGADEQRRFRAALSMFATGVAVITAPRKEGMPIGITVASFNSVSLDPPLILFSVDRRSLSLGDLAGAGGYAVNVLDETQQHLSNCFAKANGDKWGWRADAADDDGAVLLPDALATFECEPYAQYDGGDHVIFVGRVTRHCARSEGRPLIFFGGRYRTLDGMHAPSA, from the coding sequence ATGAGCGAGAACCATGCCGGAACCGGCGCCGGTGCCGACGAGCAGCGACGCTTTCGCGCGGCGCTGTCGATGTTCGCGACGGGCGTCGCGGTGATTACCGCCCCGCGCAAGGAAGGGATGCCGATCGGCATCACGGTCGCGTCGTTCAATTCGGTGTCGCTGGATCCGCCGCTGATCCTGTTCTCGGTCGACCGTCGCAGCCTGAGCCTCGGCGACCTGGCCGGCGCAGGCGGCTATGCGGTCAACGTGCTCGACGAGACGCAGCAGCATCTGTCGAACTGCTTCGCGAAAGCGAACGGCGACAAGTGGGGCTGGCGTGCGGACGCGGCCGATGACGATGGCGCGGTGCTGCTGCCCGATGCGCTCGCGACATTCGAATGCGAACCCTATGCGCAGTACGACGGCGGCGATCACGTGATCTTCGTCGGCCGCGTGACGCGGCACTGCGCGCGTTCGGAAGGGCGCCCGCTGATTTTTTTCGGCGGCCGCTACCGCACGCTCGACGGCATGCACGCGCCGTCTGCCTGA
- a CDS encoding 4-hydroxyphenylacetate 3-hydroxylase family protein, protein MIKNGTQHIASLRDGRQVYLNGQPVGDVTAHAAFRNSIRSYASLYDYQARDENVEKMTFVSPDSGHRVSRIWQLPTSYDELVERRAALEAWSELHYGFMGRSPDHVASCLSGMFMGADVFEQYDPARAGALRDYYRYARDNDLFLTYVIVNPQANQSKSAHEQEDKYLAVGIVDQDAEGITVRGAKMLATSGIMANEVFCSCIQPLREGDEMYALSFAVPMNAKGMKILSRKSYEENATSVFDNPLSSRFDENDAVLYFDDVKVPWERIFVAGNTAMCAKQFHATPAHVYQNYQCQVRLMTKLRFLVGLGLKISEVNGTNTFPQVRETLGQLAAEASMVEAWVYGMEAKGTVVNGFYVPDRNMLYGSQVVTQQLYSKVLNTLRELAGGGMIMLPSSVRDFENPDLLRIIEKTQKSPVCSSEERVKFFKLAWDAVGSEFASRHNQYELFYAGASFVTKGHAYRTYDWQRASHLVDSMLGSYSLNQELSTPRAA, encoded by the coding sequence ATGATCAAGAACGGGACTCAGCACATCGCGTCGCTGCGCGACGGGCGGCAGGTCTACCTGAATGGCCAGCCGGTCGGCGACGTGACCGCGCACGCGGCATTCCGCAATTCGATCCGCAGCTACGCGAGCCTGTACGACTACCAGGCGCGCGACGAGAACGTCGAGAAGATGACGTTCGTCTCGCCCGACTCGGGCCACCGCGTCAGCCGGATCTGGCAACTGCCGACGTCCTATGACGAACTCGTCGAGCGCCGTGCCGCGCTGGAAGCGTGGTCGGAGCTGCATTACGGCTTCATGGGGCGTTCGCCGGACCACGTCGCATCCTGTCTCTCCGGCATGTTCATGGGCGCCGACGTGTTCGAGCAATACGATCCGGCGCGCGCGGGCGCGCTGCGCGACTACTACCGCTATGCACGCGACAACGACTTGTTTCTGACCTACGTGATCGTGAATCCGCAGGCGAACCAGTCGAAGTCCGCACACGAGCAGGAGGACAAGTACCTAGCGGTCGGCATCGTCGATCAGGATGCCGAAGGCATCACGGTGCGCGGCGCGAAGATGCTCGCGACGAGCGGGATCATGGCGAACGAGGTGTTCTGCAGCTGCATCCAGCCGCTGCGCGAAGGCGACGAGATGTACGCGCTGTCGTTCGCGGTGCCGATGAACGCGAAGGGCATGAAGATCCTGTCGCGCAAGTCGTACGAGGAGAACGCGACGTCGGTGTTCGACAACCCGCTGTCGAGCCGCTTCGACGAGAACGACGCGGTGCTGTATTTCGACGACGTGAAGGTGCCGTGGGAACGGATCTTCGTCGCCGGCAACACGGCGATGTGCGCGAAGCAGTTCCACGCGACGCCCGCGCACGTGTACCAGAACTATCAATGCCAGGTGCGGCTGATGACGAAGCTGCGCTTCCTCGTCGGGCTCGGGTTGAAGATTTCCGAGGTCAACGGCACGAATACGTTCCCGCAGGTGCGCGAAACGCTGGGCCAGCTCGCGGCAGAAGCGTCGATGGTCGAGGCGTGGGTCTACGGGATGGAAGCGAAGGGCACCGTCGTCAACGGTTTCTACGTGCCCGATCGCAACATGCTGTACGGCTCGCAGGTCGTCACGCAGCAGCTCTATTCGAAGGTGCTCAACACGCTGCGCGAGCTCGCCGGCGGCGGCATGATCATGCTGCCTTCCAGCGTGCGCGACTTCGAGAATCCCGACCTGCTGCGCATCATCGAGAAGACGCAGAAGTCGCCCGTGTGCTCGTCCGAGGAACGCGTGAAGTTCTTCAAGCTCGCGTGGGATGCGGTCGGTTCCGAATTCGCGTCGCGCCACAACCAGTACGAGCTGTTCTATGCCGGCGCGTCGTTCGTCACGAAGGGGCACGCGTATCGCACGTACGACTGGCAGCGCGCGTCGCATCTCGTCGATTCGATGCTCGGCAGCTATTCGTTGAACCAGGAACTGTCGACGCCGCGCGCCGCCTGA
- a CDS encoding DUF2848 domain-containing protein translates to MKTITFAIDGRDGRTERVITIDTLVIAGWTGRDTVAMEKHIRELEELGVKRPATTPVFYRVAADRLDPSPAIQVSGGQSSGEAEFVLVRDGGETFVGIASDHTDREVETYGITVSKQMCGKPCANTLWKFDDVAGHWDQLVLRAYATIDGERVLYQEGKVTAMRAPDDLLAQFARHDGRFVDGTAMLCGTLAAIGGIRPAERFEVELEDPVLGRTLRHAYAVDALPVAG, encoded by the coding sequence ATGAAAACCATCACGTTCGCGATCGACGGTCGCGACGGCCGCACCGAGCGCGTGATCACAATCGACACGCTCGTGATCGCGGGCTGGACCGGCCGCGACACGGTCGCGATGGAGAAGCACATCCGCGAGCTGGAGGAACTGGGCGTCAAGCGCCCGGCGACGACGCCGGTGTTCTACCGCGTCGCGGCCGATCGCCTCGATCCATCGCCTGCGATCCAGGTATCGGGCGGGCAAAGCAGCGGCGAAGCGGAATTCGTGCTGGTGCGCGACGGCGGCGAGACGTTCGTGGGCATCGCGTCCGACCATACCGACCGCGAGGTCGAGACCTACGGGATTACCGTGTCGAAGCAGATGTGCGGCAAGCCGTGCGCGAACACGCTGTGGAAGTTCGACGACGTGGCCGGGCACTGGGATCAGCTCGTGCTGCGCGCATACGCGACGATCGACGGCGAGCGCGTGCTGTACCAGGAAGGCAAGGTGACTGCGATGCGCGCACCGGACGACCTGCTCGCGCAGTTTGCACGCCATGACGGCCGCTTCGTCGACGGCACTGCGATGCTGTGTGGCACGCTTGCGGCGATCGGCGGCATCCGGCCGGCCGAGCGGTTCGAGGTCGAGCTGGAAGATCCGGTGCTGGGGCGCACGCTGCGGCATGCGTATGCGGTGGACGCGCTGCCCGTGGCGGGCTGA
- a CDS encoding class I SAM-dependent methyltransferase → MTSAAAPAGEALYTDPRLVAIYDLFNAGDQDFAFYASVIGSARQRILDLGCGTGTFARRLAAAGHDVVAIDPAPAMIEYARRQPGADTVRWLACALDSLPPGAPPFDAVVMTGHAFQCLLTDTEIDTTLRGVRRVLADGGRFLFDTRNPRIQPWLAWTPEHSARSVESREAGIVDLHHAVRSVDGAIVTFDTHYRFRRDGTVLTNTSRLRFVAQPDLLARVIAAGFSSADWYGDWRHAPFDEATSAEIIAICRA, encoded by the coding sequence ATGACGTCTGCCGCCGCGCCCGCCGGCGAAGCCCTCTACACCGACCCGCGCCTCGTCGCGATCTACGACCTGTTCAACGCGGGCGACCAGGATTTCGCGTTCTATGCGTCCGTGATCGGCAGCGCACGGCAGCGCATCCTCGATCTCGGCTGCGGCACCGGCACGTTCGCACGCCGGCTCGCGGCAGCCGGGCACGACGTCGTCGCGATCGATCCCGCGCCGGCGATGATCGAATACGCCCGGCGCCAGCCCGGCGCCGACACCGTGCGCTGGCTCGCGTGCGCGCTCGACAGCCTGCCGCCCGGCGCACCACCGTTCGATGCGGTCGTGATGACCGGGCATGCGTTCCAGTGCCTGCTGACCGACACCGAAATCGACACGACGTTGCGAGGCGTGCGACGTGTGCTCGCCGACGGCGGCCGTTTCCTGTTCGACACCCGCAATCCGCGCATCCAGCCGTGGCTTGCATGGACGCCTGAGCATTCGGCACGCAGCGTCGAGTCGCGCGAGGCAGGCATCGTCGATCTTCATCATGCGGTGCGCTCGGTGGACGGTGCGATCGTGACGTTCGACACGCACTACCGCTTCCGCCGCGACGGCACGGTGCTGACGAACACGAGCCGGCTGCGATTCGTCGCGCAGCCCGACCTGCTGGCACGCGTGATCGCAGCCGGATTCTCGTCGGCCGACTGGTACGGCGACTGGCGGCACGCGCCGTTCGACGAAGCGACCAGCGCGGAGATCATCGCGATCTGCCGCGCCTGA
- a CDS encoding LysE family translocator produces the protein MFDLTTLTTFTAVVLGLFLIPGPAVLLVLSRTVQGGRRTGILTGLGVASGDFVHTLFAAVGLSALLMTSALAFNVVKVVGAAYLIYLGVRALLEKPSDPSLPSVSPVTPLKAYLQAIPAEVLNPKTALFFLAFMPQFVHPERGSTFVQFAVLGLIFVVLSSLYTTLIACSIRPLGRIVKRLTWLTRWQGKIIGSIFIALGLRVAVQQR, from the coding sequence ATGTTCGACCTGACCACGCTGACCACCTTCACGGCCGTCGTCCTGGGCCTGTTCCTGATTCCCGGCCCCGCCGTGCTGCTCGTGCTGAGCCGCACCGTCCAGGGCGGCCGCAGGACCGGCATCCTGACCGGACTCGGCGTCGCCAGCGGCGATTTCGTGCATACGCTGTTCGCGGCGGTCGGCCTGTCGGCGCTGCTGATGACGTCGGCGCTCGCGTTCAACGTCGTGAAGGTGGTCGGCGCCGCGTACCTGATCTACCTCGGCGTGCGCGCGCTGCTCGAGAAGCCGTCCGATCCGTCGCTGCCGAGCGTGTCGCCCGTCACGCCGCTCAAGGCTTACCTGCAGGCGATTCCCGCCGAAGTGCTGAACCCGAAGACCGCGCTGTTCTTCCTCGCGTTCATGCCGCAGTTCGTGCATCCGGAACGCGGCTCGACGTTCGTGCAGTTCGCGGTGCTCGGGCTGATCTTCGTCGTGCTCAGCTCGCTCTACACGACGCTGATCGCGTGCTCGATCCGCCCGCTCGGCCGCATCGTGAAGCGGCTCACGTGGCTCACGCGCTGGCAGGGGAAGATCATCGGCTCGATCTTCATCGCGCTCGGGCTGCGCGTGGCGGTGCAGCAGCGCTGA
- a CDS encoding AraC family transcriptional regulator, translated as MRKLPPTTDPAADDEVFHVPRPLVVFGGSVVEPEWRLERHSHPQAQLLYTLSGVIYCEIDGGVWSAPPQCMVWIPGDVPHAARGSAGATFYAVLVEPDAALDLPARCCTLSVSPLLRELLLKAASFPNLYDVDGPQGRLIATLLDELVAAPVEDLYLPMPADRRLRKLIDHLLDDPADKSPLPELARRVGISERSLTRLAAKELGMSLGDWRRRLHVALSLRMLTTGRRVHQIAIDLGYESASSFVTMFRKATGKSLTQFLTDRQR; from the coding sequence ATGCGCAAGCTTCCACCGACCACCGATCCCGCAGCGGATGACGAAGTCTTCCACGTGCCGCGTCCGCTCGTCGTGTTCGGCGGCTCGGTCGTCGAGCCCGAATGGCGGCTGGAGCGGCACAGTCATCCGCAGGCGCAACTGCTCTATACGCTGAGCGGCGTCATCTACTGCGAGATCGACGGCGGCGTGTGGAGCGCGCCGCCGCAATGCATGGTGTGGATTCCGGGCGACGTCCCGCACGCGGCACGCGGCTCGGCCGGCGCGACCTTCTACGCGGTGCTGGTCGAACCCGACGCCGCGCTCGACCTGCCGGCGCGTTGCTGCACGCTGTCGGTGTCGCCGCTGCTGCGCGAGCTGCTGCTGAAGGCGGCGAGCTTCCCGAACCTGTACGACGTCGACGGGCCGCAAGGGCGATTGATCGCGACGCTCCTCGACGAACTCGTCGCGGCGCCGGTCGAGGATCTGTATCTGCCGATGCCGGCCGACCGGCGGCTGCGCAAGCTGATCGACCATCTGCTCGACGATCCGGCCGACAAGTCGCCGCTGCCCGAACTCGCGCGGCGCGTGGGCATCAGCGAGCGCAGCCTGACGCGGCTCGCGGCGAAGGAACTCGGGATGAGCCTCGGCGACTGGCGCCGGCGGCTGCACGTCGCGCTGTCGCTGCGGATGCTGACGACCGGGCGCCGCGTGCACCAGATCGCGATCGATCTCGGCTACGAGAGCGCGAGCAGCTTCGTGACGATGTTCCGCAAGGCGACCGGCAAGTCGCTGACGCAATTCCTGACCGACCGGCAACGCTGA
- a CDS encoding ATP--cob(I)alamin adenosyltransferase, translated as MQIVTTDFPFVWLRYTGSTHTDPARLIAELDALLARREPFVLLTDDAPSGDDRGGDDHDLRKQLAKWSKANRAQSREWIPAMIAIEPDAARRVALNAFSGAFEKVWGYPLNAAATRDDALALAQRLLDEPARRAVAANG; from the coding sequence ATGCAAATCGTCACGACTGACTTCCCGTTTGTCTGGTTGCGTTACACCGGTTCGACGCACACCGACCCCGCCCGCCTGATCGCCGAGCTCGACGCGTTGCTGGCGCGTCGCGAACCGTTCGTTCTTCTGACCGACGATGCGCCGTCCGGAGACGATCGCGGCGGGGACGATCACGACCTGCGCAAGCAGCTCGCGAAGTGGAGCAAGGCCAACCGCGCGCAGTCGCGCGAATGGATCCCCGCGATGATCGCGATCGAGCCCGACGCGGCGCGGCGTGTGGCGCTCAACGCATTCTCGGGTGCGTTCGAGAAGGTGTGGGGCTATCCGCTGAATGCGGCTGCCACGCGCGACGACGCGCTCGCGCTGGCGCAGCGGCTGCTCGACGAACCGGCGCGGCGCGCCGTGGCGGCGAACGGCTGA
- a CDS encoding LysR family transcriptional regulator, whose amino-acid sequence MDNPIRAMRIFTRIVEMNSFTRAAQALGISRATATRTVQELETALGMPLLVRTTRALRATPEGDAYYRRCVRITADVDELEASIRGAALHPSGPLRVELPAAVADAIVLPALGAFHARHPDLVLTLGVSGRAADRVGDAIDCSVRLGELPDSSLVARRLGMLERVTCASPAYLDRHGVPRALDDLASHRAVSLSSVPGQRTAELDFLVDGTVRKMRMDGIVSVDDEPAYLACGMHGLGLIQPPRVAAQSLIDAGRLCEVLPRWRPDAIAVSAVYVKRPHVSPGVRAFVEWIGERFEAAVSGHAGMITARVWRHTVRAADRVDQVDAQMAAA is encoded by the coding sequence GTGGACAATCCGATCCGCGCGATGCGCATCTTCACGCGCATCGTCGAAATGAACAGCTTTACGCGTGCAGCGCAGGCGCTCGGCATTTCGCGCGCCACCGCGACGCGGACCGTGCAGGAGCTCGAAACGGCGCTCGGCATGCCGTTGCTGGTGCGTACGACGCGCGCGCTGCGGGCGACGCCCGAAGGCGATGCGTATTATCGGCGCTGCGTGCGCATCACGGCGGACGTCGACGAGCTCGAAGCCAGCATCCGCGGCGCCGCGCTGCATCCGAGCGGGCCGCTGCGCGTCGAGTTGCCGGCGGCGGTCGCGGACGCGATCGTGCTGCCGGCGCTCGGCGCGTTTCATGCGCGGCATCCCGATCTGGTGCTGACGCTGGGTGTATCCGGGCGCGCGGCCGATCGCGTCGGCGATGCGATCGACTGCAGTGTCCGGCTCGGCGAACTGCCCGATTCGTCGCTCGTCGCGCGCCGGCTCGGCATGCTCGAGCGCGTGACCTGCGCGAGCCCCGCGTATCTCGACCGCCACGGCGTGCCGCGCGCGCTCGACGATCTGGCCTCGCATCGCGCGGTCAGCCTGTCGTCGGTGCCGGGCCAGCGCACGGCCGAGCTCGATTTCCTCGTCGATGGCACGGTGCGCAAGATGCGGATGGACGGGATCGTCAGCGTGGACGACGAGCCCGCGTATCTGGCGTGCGGCATGCACGGCCTCGGGCTGATCCAGCCGCCGCGTGTCGCCGCGCAGTCGCTGATCGATGCGGGGCGGTTGTGCGAAGTGCTGCCGCGCTGGCGGCCCGACGCGATCGCGGTGTCGGCCGTGTATGTGAAGCGGCCGCACGTGTCGCCCGGCGTGCGCGCGTTCGTCGAATGGATCGGCGAGCGTTTCGAGGCGGCGGTGAGCGGCCATGCAGGCATGATCACCGCTCGGGTGTGGCGGCATACGGTGCGTGCCGCGGACAGGGTTGACCAGGTGGACGCCCAGATGGCCGCAGCTTGA